GAAGCCGGCGTTCGATATTGCAAAGACTGATGCGGTCGATAATGGTTATAAAACTCAATGTAGCGGTTCACTCCTTTGCGTGTTTCTTTTGGGCTCACATAGTCATGCAAATAGACTTCTTCGTACTTCAGACTGCGCCAAAAACGCTCGGTGAAGATATTGTCCACAGCCCGTCCCTTGCCATCCATGCTGATGCGGATGTTTTGGTCTTTGAGCAATTCAATGTAATGTGGACTCGTAAAATGGCTGCCTTGGTCACTGTTGATGATTTCCGGCTTGTTCACAAGCAGCGCGCGTTTTACAGTTTCGATGACGAAGCCGATTTCCAGACTCTGATCGAGCTGCCAGTCGACCACGTAACGTGAGTACCAGTCCAGGATCGCGACCAGATACATCCATCCGTGTCGCATGCGGATATACGTAATGTCGATTCCCCACACCTGATTGGGACGGTCAATCGTGATGCCGCGGAGCAGATACGGATAAATC
This genomic interval from Candidatus Reconcilbacillus cellulovorans contains the following:
- a CDS encoding transposase produces the protein VPPSPEEIRLKHRIDEIYTQYPFLGSRRIAAILNTEGERIHRNTVQKYMREMGIAAIYPGPNLSKRNLEHRIYPYLLRGITIDRPNQVWGIDITYIRMRHGWMYLVAILDWYSRYVVDWQLDQSLEIGFVIETVKRALLVNKPEIINSDQGSHFTSPHYIELLKDQNIRISMDGKGRAVDNIFTERFWRSLKYEEVYLHDYVSPKETRKGVNRYIEFYNHYRPHQSLQYRTPASVYIGNNTCTFA